The proteins below are encoded in one region of Phycisphaerae bacterium:
- a CDS encoding glycosyl hydrolase, translated as MAKRQAEALYKDAAQPVELRVRDLLSRMTLEEKLRQMVQIDSASFVKEGRFDEGAAKKAFGKLGVGTLQDPRQSPARNVEIVNGIQKYLTGSTRLGIPAMIISECLHGHMSQGATIFPQAIGLGSMWDVALHRRIAEAIAKEARAVGVAQALSPDLDLARDPRWGRVEETYGEDPYLVERLGVAYIRGIQGERPTVDREHLVVTLKHFAAHGSPEGGVNLAPVAVGPRELHSLYLQPFRAAVVEAGALSVMPAYSEFDGVPCSSSKTLLTEILRKQWGFVGYVYSDYGAIGMLHHFHRTACDMAEAGRQSLEAGMDLEAPSAYGFGDRLREMVEKGVVPMELIDRAAGNVLRVKFLAGLFENPFAEKSSVKIVNCDEHRGLARRAAQESIVLLKNEKDLLPLDRNVGTIAVIGPNADVAQLGDYCIAKDGLVTPLAGIREAVGRKTKVLYARGCGIWEPSTEGFAEAVKIASEADVAVVVIGGASMITSGVGWGSEEKQPVATCGEGFDRTELGAPGVQQELVEAVVATGTPTVVVMVHGRPYSVEWIAEHVPAILDAWYPGEQGGHALADVLFGKVSPSGKLPISVPRSVGHVPVFYNHKPSARGYYHRPGSPETPGRDYVFSPPSPLWEFGFGLSYTTFRYSNLKVRPLTIAPGGRATVSVDVRNAGKREGREVVQLYVNDLVSSVTTPVKVLRGFTKITLRPGETQTVEFDLGPEDLQLLNEHFEWVVEPGDFEIMVGPLKKKLRVKA; from the coding sequence ATGGCGAAGAGACAGGCGGAGGCATTGTACAAGGACGCGGCCCAGCCGGTGGAGCTGCGGGTGCGGGACCTTCTCTCGCGAATGACGCTGGAGGAAAAGCTCCGCCAGATGGTCCAGATCGACAGTGCGAGTTTCGTCAAGGAGGGGCGTTTCGACGAAGGTGCGGCGAAGAAGGCGTTCGGCAAGCTGGGCGTGGGCACGCTTCAGGACCCGCGGCAGTCGCCGGCGAGAAATGTCGAGATCGTCAACGGCATCCAGAAGTACCTGACGGGTTCCACCCGGTTGGGCATTCCGGCGATGATTATTTCCGAGTGCCTGCACGGGCACATGTCGCAAGGGGCGACGATTTTTCCGCAGGCGATCGGGCTGGGCAGCATGTGGGACGTCGCGCTGCACCGGCGGATCGCTGAGGCCATCGCGAAGGAGGCCCGCGCGGTCGGCGTGGCCCAGGCCCTTTCGCCGGACCTGGACCTGGCCCGCGATCCGCGGTGGGGACGGGTCGAGGAGACGTACGGCGAGGATCCGTATCTGGTCGAGCGGCTTGGCGTCGCGTACATTCGCGGCATTCAGGGCGAGCGGCCGACGGTTGATCGCGAGCATCTGGTGGTCACGCTGAAGCACTTCGCCGCCCACGGCTCGCCGGAGGGCGGCGTGAATCTGGCGCCGGTGGCGGTGGGCCCGCGCGAGCTGCATTCGCTGTACCTTCAGCCGTTCCGTGCGGCGGTGGTTGAGGCTGGGGCGCTGTCGGTGATGCCGGCCTACAGCGAGTTCGACGGCGTTCCGTGTTCGTCGTCGAAGACGCTGTTGACCGAGATTCTCCGTAAGCAGTGGGGTTTTGTCGGCTACGTGTACTCCGATTACGGGGCGATCGGCATGCTGCACCATTTCCACCGCACCGCGTGCGACATGGCGGAGGCGGGTCGGCAGTCGCTTGAAGCGGGGATGGATTTGGAGGCGCCCAGCGCATACGGTTTCGGCGACCGGCTGCGGGAGATGGTGGAGAAGGGTGTGGTGCCGATGGAGTTGATCGACCGTGCGGCGGGCAACGTGCTGCGGGTCAAGTTCCTGGCTGGGCTGTTCGAGAATCCGTTTGCGGAGAAGTCGTCGGTCAAGATCGTCAACTGCGATGAGCATCGCGGGCTGGCCCGGCGGGCCGCGCAGGAGTCGATCGTGTTGCTCAAGAACGAGAAGGACCTTTTGCCGCTGGACCGCAATGTCGGGACGATCGCGGTGATCGGGCCGAACGCGGACGTGGCGCAGCTCGGCGACTACTGCATCGCCAAGGACGGCTTGGTTACGCCGCTGGCCGGCATTCGTGAGGCGGTCGGCAGGAAGACCAAGGTGCTTTACGCCCGCGGCTGCGGCATATGGGAGCCGTCGACGGAAGGTTTCGCCGAAGCGGTCAAAATCGCCTCGGAAGCCGACGTGGCGGTCGTGGTCATCGGCGGGGCGAGCATGATCACCAGCGGCGTCGGCTGGGGCTCGGAGGAAAAGCAGCCTGTCGCCACGTGCGGCGAAGGGTTCGACCGCACTGAACTCGGCGCGCCCGGTGTCCAGCAGGAGCTGGTCGAAGCGGTGGTGGCCACGGGCACGCCGACCGTGGTGGTGATGGTCCACGGCCGGCCGTACAGCGTGGAGTGGATCGCCGAGCACGTGCCGGCCATCCTCGACGCGTGGTATCCCGGCGAGCAGGGCGGCCACGCGTTGGCGGACGTGCTGTTCGGCAAGGTCAGCCCGTCCGGCAAGCTGCCGATTTCGGTGCCGCGCTCGGTGGGGCACGTGCCGGTGTTTTACAACCACAAGCCGTCGGCCCGCGGCTATTACCATCGGCCGGGTTCACCGGAGACGCCCGGTCGCGACTACGTGTTCAGCCCGCCCTCGCCGCTGTGGGAGTTCGGGTTTGGCCTGAGCTACACGACGTTTAGGTATTCGAACCTGAAGGTTCGGCCGCTGACGATCGCGCCGGGCGGACGGGCGACGGTGAGTGTTGATGTTCGCAACGCCGGCAAGCGCGAAGGGCGCGAGGTCGTGCAGCTTTACGTCAACGACCTGGTCAGTTCGGTGACCACGCCGGTCAAGGTGCTGCGCGGTTTTACCAAGATCACGCTTAGGCCCGGCGAAACGCAGACGGTGGAGTTTGACCTGGGACCGGAAGACCTGCAACTGCTCAACGAGCATTTCGAGTGGGTCGTGGAGCCCGGCGACTTTGAGATCATGGTCGGGCCGCTGAAGAAGAAGCTTCGCGTCAAGGCGTGA
- a CDS encoding phospholipase — MIEFLTDRQIYEKVVLDRVPRAKKFLWIATADIKDLHVRKGRTMVPFLEVLSDLAGKKVELRLLHAKEPGPRFRQDFDRYPALLAGLERILCPRVHFKAVVIDGTTACIASANLTGAGMGAKGDTTRNFESAILTDEPKLVSAIMEQFDAVWRGQHCKACRRKRYCGDYRDMLGR; from the coding sequence ATGATCGAATTCCTGACCGACCGCCAGATCTACGAAAAGGTCGTGCTCGACCGCGTCCCGCGGGCGAAAAAGTTCCTCTGGATCGCCACCGCTGACATCAAGGACCTCCACGTCCGCAAGGGCCGCACCATGGTCCCGTTCCTCGAGGTGCTTTCCGACCTGGCGGGCAAAAAGGTCGAACTGCGGCTGCTGCACGCCAAGGAGCCCGGTCCGCGATTCCGCCAGGATTTCGACCGCTATCCGGCCCTGCTCGCCGGCCTCGAGCGAATCCTCTGCCCGCGCGTGCACTTCAAAGCCGTCGTGATTGACGGAACCACCGCCTGCATCGCCAGCGCCAACCTCACCGGGGCCGGCATGGGCGCCAAGGGCGACACGACCCGCAACTTCGAATCGGCGATCCTCACCGACGAACCGAAACTCGTCTCGGCCATCATGGAGCAGTTCGACGCCGTCTGGCGAGGCCAGCACTGCAAAGCCTGCCGCCGAAAACGCTACTGCGGCGACTACAGGGACATGCTCGGCCGCTGA
- the typA gene encoding translational GTPase TypA, which translates to MRPSVNIRNLAIIAHIDHGKTTLIDSIFRAAHVFRENARVEERVMDSNELERERGITIRAKHCTVEYSGHLINIIDTPGHADFSGEVERVLSMVDSVLLLVDANEGPMPQTRYVLMRSLKRGLRPIVIVNKVDRPNADPSRALDKTFDLFVELGANDDQLDFPVLYGSGLEGWLVRDLEGHRPKNMDALFETIVERVPPPEVNVDAPFRMQVCSLAWSDYIGQIGCGRVLQGRLRNGETLARTTTRWHNNDKRTGRWEVTGVEQAATTHLWVTRGLERQAAEEIAAGDIVWLAGPERLGIGDTLSSPDLADPALPPLEIEQPTVSMFFLVNSGPLAGKEGRAVTLRQIRDRLEREQRVNVALRVEDVGRADGLKVSGRGELHLAILIEEMRREGMELCVSRPEVITQRDEQGNLLEPMEQLIIDVPEDYQGVVIEKLARRKGELIDVQNAGTGLIRMEYRIPTRGLIGYRSEFLTDTRGLGIASSRFTGYGPWCGDVVARTRGSLVSTESGPATGYTLENLQQRGTLFISPLEEVYAGMIVGENARNDDMPCNPTKRKQLGNYRSSTKEIDVVLKVPRRLTLDTGLEWIAADELLEVTPKSIRARKALLSAEDRKRQHRLFMSQAG; encoded by the coding sequence ATGAGACCGTCAGTAAACATCCGCAACCTGGCCATTATCGCTCATATCGATCACGGCAAGACGACGCTGATCGACTCGATCTTCCGCGCCGCGCACGTGTTCCGCGAAAATGCCCGGGTCGAAGAGCGGGTGATGGACAGCAACGAGCTCGAACGCGAGCGCGGCATCACCATCCGGGCCAAGCACTGCACGGTGGAGTACAGCGGCCACCTGATCAACATCATCGACACGCCCGGCCACGCCGATTTCTCCGGCGAGGTCGAGCGCGTGCTCTCAATGGTCGACTCGGTCCTGCTGCTGGTGGACGCCAACGAAGGGCCCATGCCGCAAACGCGCTACGTGCTGATGCGGTCGCTGAAGCGCGGCCTGCGGCCGATCGTGATCGTCAACAAGGTCGACCGTCCCAACGCCGACCCGTCGCGGGCCCTGGACAAGACGTTCGACCTGTTCGTGGAACTCGGAGCCAACGACGACCAGCTCGATTTCCCGGTGCTCTACGGCTCCGGCCTGGAAGGCTGGCTCGTGCGCGACCTGGAGGGCCACCGTCCAAAGAACATGGACGCCCTGTTCGAAACGATCGTCGAGCGGGTGCCGCCGCCGGAAGTCAACGTCGACGCCCCGTTTCGGATGCAGGTCTGCTCGCTGGCGTGGAGCGACTACATCGGCCAGATCGGCTGCGGACGCGTGCTCCAGGGCCGACTGCGGAACGGCGAGACGCTCGCCCGAACCACCACGCGCTGGCACAACAACGACAAGCGGACCGGACGCTGGGAGGTCACCGGCGTCGAGCAGGCCGCGACCACCCACCTGTGGGTCACCCGCGGCCTCGAGCGCCAAGCGGCTGAGGAAATCGCTGCCGGCGACATCGTATGGCTGGCCGGACCCGAGCGATTGGGCATCGGCGACACGCTCTCGTCGCCCGACCTGGCCGACCCGGCCCTGCCGCCGCTGGAGATCGAGCAGCCGACCGTCTCGATGTTCTTCCTGGTCAACAGCGGACCGCTCGCCGGCAAGGAAGGCCGCGCCGTCACCCTCCGCCAGATCCGCGACCGCCTCGAACGCGAGCAGCGGGTCAACGTCGCCCTGCGCGTCGAGGACGTCGGCCGCGCCGACGGCCTCAAGGTCTCCGGACGCGGCGAACTGCACCTGGCCATCCTCATCGAAGAAATGCGGCGCGAGGGCATGGAACTGTGCGTCTCGCGGCCCGAAGTCATCACCCAGCGGGACGAGCAGGGCAACCTCCTCGAACCGATGGAACAGTTGATCATCGACGTGCCCGAAGACTACCAGGGCGTGGTCATCGAAAAACTCGCGCGGCGAAAGGGCGAACTGATCGACGTCCAGAACGCCGGCACCGGCCTGATCCGCATGGAGTACCGGATTCCCACGCGCGGCCTGATCGGCTACCGCAGCGAGTTCCTCACCGACACCCGCGGCCTGGGGATCGCCTCATCGCGGTTCACCGGCTACGGCCCGTGGTGCGGCGACGTCGTCGCGCGGACCCGCGGATCGCTGGTCAGCACCGAGAGCGGCCCAGCCACCGGCTACACGCTGGAAAACCTCCAGCAGCGCGGCACGCTGTTCATCTCGCCGCTCGAGGAGGTCTACGCGGGCATGATCGTCGGCGAAAACGCCCGCAACGACGACATGCCGTGCAACCCGACGAAGCGCAAGCAGTTGGGCAACTACCGCTCATCCACCAAGGAGATCGACGTGGTGCTCAAGGTGCCGCGGCGGCTGACGCTCGATACGGGCCTCGAGTGGATCGCCGCCGACGAGCTGCTCGAAGTCACGCCCAAGAGCATCCGGGCGAGAAAGGCCCTCCTAAGCGCGGAGGATCGCAAGCGGCAGCACCGCTTGTTCATGTCGCAGGCCGGCTGA
- a CDS encoding sigma-70 family RNA polymerase sigma factor, with the protein MRVRTLESCGVFSNLDGVNRLFIVEKGLFSRGLNEGHKVDEIRRLIVLATKADGGVEVRTAAFAELVRRFQDMAYGYAYSILSDFHLAEDAAQEAFVMAFGQLDSLRDPEAFAGWLRRIVRTACSRMTRRKSLPTTDLNAAEGLRSSAAGPQEAAAVNELHDEVLRAVGQLPPPEREVTTLFYINGYSHKDIADFLEVPVTTVKSRLHDSRRRLKERMMNMVHDALKAYALPEDFHVVLDALGNIQSASPALAWLQGRWVLVWQDGQPGKPYNGPFWFLLSESTDAKNWSEPRRLAIDPQWPHAPQLCVLKDTLILHTHHHHRGVKVFRSSDLADWTSCPAIQLGDIGRSGVFSSAETLFVAYPIWHADHGLGDSVELIRSTDGRSWTWLNSPYPSRGTGISDAAGLAVGDSLYVAWREHGYQGDGNTLDVRICRSDDGGSRWSEPVTVAGLSTSQGSLSLVLASGPNDRLVIAQDMRNKDGFTGEILLVTSYDQGRTWPQVARYSAGSLIDPAIAFAPDGTLLLAGSTRDKRGIRPWIVHSHVAIE; encoded by the coding sequence ATGAGGGTCCGCACCTTGGAGAGCTGCGGGGTTTTCAGCAACCTTGACGGCGTCAATCGGCTCTTTATCGTGGAGAAGGGCCTTTTCTCGCGTGGTCTGAACGAGGGTCATAAGGTGGATGAGATTCGGCGGTTGATTGTGCTGGCGACGAAGGCGGATGGCGGCGTCGAAGTGCGGACGGCGGCGTTCGCTGAGTTGGTGAGGCGGTTTCAGGACATGGCCTATGGGTACGCCTACTCGATCCTGAGCGACTTTCACCTGGCTGAGGACGCGGCGCAGGAGGCGTTTGTCATGGCCTTTGGGCAACTGGATAGTCTGCGTGATCCGGAGGCGTTCGCGGGCTGGCTGAGGCGGATCGTCCGGACGGCGTGCAGCCGGATGACGCGGCGCAAGTCGCTGCCGACGACTGATCTGAACGCCGCTGAGGGACTTCGCTCGTCGGCCGCCGGACCCCAGGAGGCCGCAGCCGTGAACGAGTTGCATGACGAGGTCCTCCGGGCGGTCGGGCAGCTCCCGCCGCCGGAGCGCGAGGTGACCACGCTTTTCTACATCAACGGTTACAGCCACAAGGACATCGCCGACTTCCTCGAAGTGCCGGTCACGACGGTCAAAAGCCGCCTGCACGATTCGAGGAGGCGGCTGAAGGAAAGGATGATGAATATGGTGCACGATGCTCTGAAAGCCTATGCCCTTCCCGAAGACTTTCACGTTGTCCTGGACGCACTCGGCAACATTCAAAGCGCTTCGCCCGCTTTGGCCTGGTTGCAGGGCCGATGGGTGTTGGTGTGGCAGGATGGTCAGCCGGGAAAGCCTTATAACGGTCCGTTCTGGTTTCTGTTGTCGGAAAGCACGGACGCCAAGAACTGGTCGGAGCCGCGGCGCCTTGCCATCGACCCGCAGTGGCCGCACGCGCCGCAGCTGTGCGTGCTGAAGGACACGTTGATCCTCCACACGCACCACCATCATCGCGGCGTGAAGGTTTTCCGCTCGAGCGATCTGGCCGACTGGACGTCCTGTCCCGCCATCCAACTCGGCGACATCGGCCGCTCCGGCGTCTTTAGTTCCGCAGAGACGCTGTTTGTCGCCTACCCGATCTGGCATGCCGATCATGGGTTGGGCGACAGCGTTGAGCTGATCAGAAGCACCGACGGTCGATCCTGGACTTGGCTGAACAGCCCGTATCCCAGCCGCGGGACCGGCATCAGCGATGCCGCCGGGCTTGCCGTCGGGGACAGCCTCTATGTCGCCTGGAGAGAGCACGGCTACCAGGGAGACGGGAATACGCTTGACGTACGCATCTGCCGGAGCGACGACGGCGGTTCACGCTGGAGTGAACCGGTGACGGTTGCCGGACTGTCGACGAGCCAGGGCAGCCTGAGTCTGGTGCTCGCGTCGGGACCAAATGACCGGCTGGTGATCGCTCAGGATATGCGGAACAAGGATGGCTTCACGGGCGAAATCCTGTTGGTCACGAGCTACGACCAGGGACGTACGTGGCCGCAGGTCGCCCGGTACTCCGCTGGGTCATTGATCGATCCCGCCATCGCATTCGCTCCTGACGGAACGCTGCTGCTGGCTGGAAGCACCCGCGACAAACGCGGCATCCGCCCCTGGATCGTTCACAGCCATGTCGCGATCGAATGA